A region of the Mytilus trossulus isolate FHL-02 chromosome 11, PNRI_Mtr1.1.1.hap1, whole genome shotgun sequence genome:
tatttttacttatatgtaaaattattctttttttgtagAGAATCGATTGTTAGCgaccatatgatttttataaaagaataaaagataGATACATGGTTAACTCGTATATTCATCTCTTCGCCCTAAGTTAAACTTTATGTGATTCGTACAATTCTCAACTATGGATACAATTATCAAGTTCTGGAGGAAACTCTAAAATTGTGCCGTATTTGactatttgttaaaaaatggcTACCGATAGACGGAAAGAAGACTGTCTGGACTTCAGTGATGTAAAACGGACTCGTAGTACGAATTTAGCGCAGCTTACTAAATTGTACAAAGAAttggaaaataatttaatttcatatgaGAACGTGGAGCATGCAAAACAATTATATTCAAAGTTAGGTGAAAGGTTTGAACAATTTAAGTTAGCACACTTACAGTGTTTAGATTTGTGTACACAATCAGAAGTTATAGCAAATTTGGAAGTGAACTATGAACGTTGTCATGAGAACTTTGTAGAATTCCGGGATAGATTTTCTCAGTATATCGCGAGTGAAAAATCGCATGAAGAGGAAATACCCGAAGAAAGTGATACAGTTTCAATTGATAGCAGTTTGAGTTCACGATCTTCAGTTTCATCACAATCTAGATTTCGCAGTGCCAAAGCTAAGCGGCTCATCGCAGAACTTAAACTCAGGAAATTATCAGAACAGCATGAACTAGAGCGTGCACAAATAGAAATTAAATTTAGACAACAGGTATTTTATCAACTATCCGAGATGGAAGAGGCCAATATCGAAGAATCAGTGTGGCAAGAAGTAGTGAAAGAAGACACAGATAATACTAGTAGAATCGTGAACATTCGGAACATTTTGCAAACAATCTAGCAAACATTACAGAGCTCTGTTCCTGCGAGTGAAAAGTGTATTAATATGAACTCTCTTTCCGGACAAACTGCAGCAACTGATAAACCAAAGATGAACATTAACAACAGTACAAAGGGAATCAGTGCTCAGTCTGGATTTTCGGATGTAAGGGTCTCTAGCATAGATTCGGCTTTTTAACGCCTAGCATCTACACTTCACGAAGGGTTTAATTTGCCAAAACCaaaattattaacttttaaTGGAACTCCGTTAGACTACAGTAAGTTTATAAGGAACTTTGAGACAAACATTGAAGGTAAAATAAGTGATAATAGTTTGAGACTGAGTTATTTAATTCAGTACTGTAGAGGTGAAGCCCAGTGTTGTATAGAAGATTGTGTATTATTAGATTCTGATGAGGGTTACAAACGTGCTAGGGCAATATTGTACTCCCGATACGGTAGGCCACATGTAATTGCTagatcatttattgaaaaattagttTACGGCGCTCAGATTAAAGCGTCAGATATTGAAGGTTTATCTAAATTGACATTAGAAAtgcaaaaaagttaaatcacattGCCTCAGTTAATTCAGATATTGATaattctgaaaatttaaggtataTTGTTAAACGCTTTCCAATGCATATGAGAACAAGATGGGTCGACATTGCTCATTCAATTAGTGAGTCTGGTAGATCACCCCGTTTTTCTGACTTAGCAAAATTTGTAGACGAAAAATCACGCATTGCTAGTTCTATGTATGGGTACGATCTTTGTAGAGAAAACAATCAGAACAAGACTGATAATAGAGTTTTTACAAGTAAACATCATAATAATGATACAGTTAATAGTAAGGTTACTACGTTAAGTACTCAGAGTTTAGATAACACAGCTAAATATGAGCACAAATGTAAATGTTGTTCAGGTACATGTGTAGATTTGACATCTTGTAGCAAATTCAAGTCAATGAGTTTAGATGATAGGTATAAATTAGTACGCATGTTAAAATTGGTTATAATTGTTTAACAGGGAAGCATTTTGCTAACAATTTTAGAAAACCAAAGGCATGCACTGTATCTGACTGTAATGTTAAGCATaattttttattgcatagttGGTCTAAGCCCGGTTTTGATCATGCAGCTACTCAGCCTTCAGTTAATTGCGCAGCTACTAAAGGTTCTATGATTAAGAACTGTTTAGGAATTATTCCTGTCCTTGTTAAGGGTCGGAACGGTAACTCTTGCAAAACATTTGCCTTGCTAGATGACGGAGCAGATAAAACTTTATGTTATGAACGATTACTTCAGAAATTAAATATAGCCAGCAAGCCGGTCACTTTCGAGATGTTTACTGTTAGCTCTTCTGGTAGTACAATTCACGGTCAAGAAGTTGACTTACAAGTAAAAGCTATTGACGGAAATGATAACGTGTCGTTAAAAAAAGTTTGGTCAGTAAAGAAGCTTCCAATTTCTGCTCGATCTGCCGCAGAAAatgtagatataagaaaattgcCGTATTTAGCCGATATACAGATACCCTCTACTGATTAAACCGAGGTCATGTTGTTAATTGGTACAGATTTACCTAACGCTCACATTCCGCTAGAAGTAAGGTCCGGTAACGAAAACCAACCATATGCAATTCGCTCACGCCTCAGATGGGCTATTTGTGGTCCTATTGAAGATACGCATGCGTCAAACgttataaatgtacattttgaGGAGGCAAGGGATGTTTTGTTGCAGCGACAATTAGAACGGATGGGGACCTCTGATTTTGATGATAGAGCACGAGAAGACAAGAATGGCTTGTCTATAGAGGATAAAGAGGCTATGAAAATGATGGAATCATCTTTAACGCAGGAAGATGGCAATTTCAAGCTCGGACTACCTTGGTGCGATAGAGAGACCACGCTACCTAATAACATGGTTCTTGCACATGCCCGCTTACAACAATTGAAACGCAGATTGTCAAGTAATGAGACGTTACATAAAATGTATACGACAACTGTCAATGATTACATAGAAAAGGGATATGCCAAGGAGGTTACTAATATTGAGTCTAAATCAAAACGTGTTTGGTATTTACCTCATCACCcaataacaaatgaaaataaacctGGAAAAGTTCGTGTAGTATTTGACTGCGCATCGAAGTATCAAGGAATTTCACTTAACAGCCAACTCCTACAGGGGCCCGATTTAATGAATAGTTTAGTAGGTGTAATTATCAGGTTCAGACAAGACAAAGTAGCTCTAGCTGCCGATATTGAAGCCATGTTTCGTCAGGTACGTGTTCGAGAAGACGACTGTGATGCGTTGCAGTTTTTATGGTGGCCTAACGGGAATTTAGATAAGAAACCTAAAATTTATTGTATGAACGTTCACTTGTTTGGGGCTACATCGTCGCCAAGTTGTACTGCATATGCACTTAAATTACGGCAAGAGATTATGCACATTTATTTGACCAAGAAGTTGCGCTAACTGTAGAAAGAAATTTCTACGTCGACGACTGCCTGAAATCTGTACCATCAGAGCAACAAGCTATTAAGCTCGCTACAGACCTGCAATCAATGTTGAAAATGGGTGGTTTCCGACTTACAAAATGGCACAGtaacaaaagaaatgttttgaATGCAATACCAGAATCAGAACGCGCTTCATCTGTAGTCAGTCTTGGACGTAGTGATATGTTGCCAAGTGACAAAGCCTTAGGTGTTATTTGGGATGTGAATGAagacaaaatcaaatttaaagtaaaactgTCAGACAAACCTCTGACAAGGCGTGGTATACTATCAATCGTTAGCTCCATATTTTATCCTCTTGGACTGGTTTCTCCAGTTACACTTAGAGCAAAAGCTATTGTACAGCACTTATGCAAAGAGAAGTTTGGGTGGGATGAACAGATTCCACAAGAGTACCATGATAAATGGAAAAGTTGGGTGAAGAACTTACAATGTTTAGAAAATTTGTCCGTAAACCGTTGTTTCCTACCACGAGATGTTCAACATGTTAAAAATGTACAATTGCACATATTTAGTGACGGTTCAGAACTTGGATATGGCGCGTGTGCATACCTCTGGGTCGTTGATGAAAATGACAGAACTACGTGCTCTCTTATGATGGGAAAAGCTCGCTTAGCACCAATGAAACAGGTTTCAATACCAAGACTGGAATTATCAGGAGCTGTTACTGCTTGTCGtttgtatgaaattttgtcAGATGAACTTGAATTAAAGATAAGTACGGTTACTTTCTGGACAGATTCAACGATTGTGTTAGGGTACATAAGAAAAACGTCACGACGATTTAAAACATTCGTAGAAAATAGATTGAGCgttatacaaaatacaacatcaCTAGATCAGTGGCGTCACGTTGACTCCAAACAAAACCCTGCTGATATAGCGTCAAGAGGCATTGACGCCTGCGATAGGAAAAATCTTGATATTTAGTTGAACGGTCCAAAGTTTCTTCATAAAAACTCTGAGCACTGGCCGAGGAACGTACTAGACGAAGAACTAGGGATATCTGAGACTGATACTGAAATCAAGAAGGAAATAGCTGTACATGCTACAACCACTAATGCCATCGACAATTTGTTAGGATACTTCTCCGACTGGATAAAACTCAGACGAGCTATTGCATGGTTTAGGAGATTTAAGATTTATTGCAGAAATCGTTACCTTGGACATCATTTGCCGTGTAACAATGGTAATCTTAATGTAACAGAACTTCGGGAGGCTACCGATGAAATATTAGCACATGtccaaatgatttatttttcagatgaaataacAAACTTGAAGAAAGCAAAGCCCGTGAAAAAAGGAAGCCGTATTGCTTCTCTCTATCCTGTTTTGGTTAATGAACTTATCCGATCAAAATGTCGCCTAAATTATGACTTAAGCACTTGTCCCGTGATACTGCCAAACAAACATCACGTAACTACGCTTATAATCCGTTATTATTACGAAACCACGGGACACGTGGGAAAACAACAGGT
Encoded here:
- the LOC134689913 gene encoding uncharacterized protein LOC134689913; this translates as MGGFRLTKWHSNKRNVLNAIPESERASSVVSLGRSDMLPSDKALGVIWDVNEDKIKFKVKLSDKPLTRRGILSIVSSIFYPLGLVSPVTLRAKAIVQHLCKEKFGWDEQIPQEYHDKWKSWVKNLQCLENLSVNRCFLPRDVQHVKNVQLHIFSDGSELGYGACAYLWVVDENDRTTCSLMMGKARLAPMKQVSIPRLELSGAVTACRLYEILSDELELKISTLNGPKFLHKNSEHWPRNVLDEELGISETDTEIKKEIAVHATTTNAIDNLLGYFSDWIKLRRAIAWFRRFKIYCRNRYLGHHLPCNNGNLNVTELREATDEILAHVQMIYFSDEITNLKKAKPVKKGSRIASLYPVLVNELIRSKCRLNYDLSTCPVILPNKHHVTTLIIRYYYETTGHVGKQQVLAASREKYLILKGSSAVKTVIDRCVPCKRQHGPFCKQQMAPLLEEQLTADKPPFTFVGVDYFGPLNVKLGRSIVKRYGCLFTCLTTRAVHIEIAHSLNKDSFISAFQRFTSRRGIPEKVYSDNGTNFVGGEIELRKNIEQWNKATISNYMLHKDIIWTFNLPYASHRRGAWERMIRSTRNIFKALINQQLLSDDQLLTFMAETERIMNDRPITAISDDCRDLPVLTPNMLLLMKSNTSTPQGVFDRKDIYAKRWWKQIQHLANEFWKRWLREYLPTLQQRSKWQR